The Leopardus geoffroyi isolate Oge1 chromosome C1, O.geoffroyi_Oge1_pat1.0, whole genome shotgun sequence sequence CTTGAACTTTACTTCTAAAGGATGGGATTGCCACTTTTAGCTTCCCTTATTTTTAGtttccctttttccatttttctctaacCACATTTTAAACACCTAAAAACCCAGCTGTAACTTAAAAACAAGCGCAAGGGGGACGCATGCTTGTGGTGAGCTGCCTGggagcaagaggaaagaaaaccctGTGCAGTGAAGTATCAGAGGATACTGGGGGCCTCATCGGTTTTCTGAACAAAGTCTTACTCtgaggatatttaaaaattgaaaaataaaaagcaagtataAGGAAAGTCAGTTGTATATGGTTTCTTAATGAGTCTAAATGAATCTTGAAGAACTTCTGTTAGATTGTTTACACTTTCCGATGTCTTCTGTTATTGGACAGCATTTATTAAGTTTCTCTTGTGTGACTGTGAAGTAGGGGAAAGCCTTAAAAGTGACATTGCTGTGGAATTTCGTGTTCAGCTTTTCTAgtttgaatttctgttgtttggagTGTGATTAGGTATAtaatttctttcatgtatttgtaAGGAAGAATAAGGTTTGAAACCTATTTTAGTTTGTGTTTTACTTATGAAATTGATAGACTTATTATAAGGCAGagtgacttatttaaaaaaaaaaaaaaaaagactagggaATTTGTTAATTCTCAACCAGAGGCAAGACCTACAtgttttggtggggtctttagaTTAAAATCGTTTTGGGACTTAGGAAAATTTTGGTTTTCTAGGGCAAGCATAAGTTTTCTAGGGCATAGGTGTTTATTGACAATGATGAATTTGTGAGTTAAACTTAATAACGAGTTTTTTGAGGCCAGGGAATGGCAGAGCTTAGCATTAGATTTAGAGCatgattatttttctgttaatcgCTGTTTCTAAGCTGTTAATAATCTTAAAGCAGATAGAGACAACTTTGTTTTTTGAATctcttttcttaatgaaaaaatcAGATTGACAGTACATGTGGTTACATGAAAAATTCTGACTTGAGAGACACCCTGTTTAGTTGCGTGTACAAACCAAGGCAGATATGAAATGGAGGGGTAATATGCATACTTCTAGAGTTTCAGGAAGAAAAcgagtttttaaaagaatatgtactTTTATTATATCGGCAGAGTGGTGTATGTTATTGGGCTTTTCGTTTTCCTGCAGCGATAATatcattttgtgtaattttagTTTGCagccccagtgtgtgtgtgtgtgtgtgtgtgtgtgtgtgtgtgttggcagggGGGAATGGGCAGGGAGTCACTGTCACCAAGAAGACCAATTAGGAAGAATGTTAATCCTTTCTGGTTTTTGAAAGACTCAAAGCAATTTTCCTTCTAAACATACACCCaataattttacaattttctAAGACAAAAGTCAGGATTTCtcccattgcttttctttttgctgactGGGACCAGAAAATTACtaggagaggaaaatgaaaattggtAAGGATTTGAATGGCCAGCTCAGTAGCCTTTTCATACTTTCTCCCTGGACTGCTTGTTTCTGTCAATTGGTTATCTGCACTGGGGAGGAACAGGTGGGTACTTACACGACAGGGATTGGAGAACACTGTGGGTTTCAGAGTTTTGTCAGAAAGAGATCCTGGCTAGAACGGAAAAGCTTGCTTTGTGGGTACAGGTAtagtattagtttcctgtggcaaCTGTaacaaatttctgaaaatgtgGTGGCTTAAAACACATATTCGCTTTTATAGTCCCAGAGATCAGAAGCCTGAAATCActttcactgggctaaaatcaagtggtcagcagggctgtgttcccacTGGGGACTCTGAGGGtgaatccatttctttgcctcttccagcttctataGCTGCATTTCATGCACCCCTTGGCTCATGgtcctcctctgtcttcaaaaCTGACATCATGGCATCTGGCTTCAGTGACTATATTGCCTTCTGTGGTACAATCTCCCTCTTCCTTactcttgtaaggacacttgtGTTATATTTTGCGCCCGTCTCGGGGTCGTTAacctaatcacatctgcaaaggcccTTTTGCCATGTTCTGGGGATCAGAACACATGCATCGTTGGACCATTGTTCAGTCTCGCACAGGTAGCAGTGACTTCTGCACCTGTGAGACCCGTGGTGACGAGCTAGCCACATAATGCTTAGAGCTGTGTAgctgtaaaatgaaaaagtttcTTATAACTTGTAAAATTACTTCTTGGTTGTtgtctaaaaagaaaattgagatatTCCAgtgtgaagaaaataattcatttggtTCAACTGTAGTAATTCTGGTATGAAAGTACCACAAAATAAGTTCAAAGTACCATGGGAATCATAAGACAGATTTTAggtgaatatttgttgactgatgaATGTATGAAGATCTTCAAAAGTTAAGCTTCCCCTCGAGAGAGAAATTGGGCTCCCTAGAGGTTTTCTGGAGAGTTTATTCAGCCTGATGGTTATACGTTGCCTGTAGGTGTATTTATAATGCCCATTTCACATAGTGAAGTGTACTGATCTGACATATACGGACcctatttaataataaaatatttaaaaaatgaggaactGGCTGGAAGAAACAAGGGTTTTGAGAAATGTGATGGATCATAGAGGAATGTACTAAAATttagagaatttttctttatacagTACACATTTTTCTCATGTCAACAAATTTTGGCTGTATCACTTTAATACGATCTTTATAATGGTTACCATTCGTGTTTCTGGGTGGTGTCTTAAAATAGTAGTGCTTTGCAGCTGATACTGAAgagtctattaaaaacaaaaaacaaaacacgacaAAAACCTCTGTGCCGCAGATATGTTTGGTCCTGTATGAATCAATGTCTGTCCCAACAGCTTCTGTATTAATGGGATCAGATGGCTAGAAAGCCGTTTTAATGTTCCGTTTGGTTCTCTTAAGGGAGACACATTCAGGTTCCAGTTGTTGAGGCTGTGGGGCAGCAATCCAGGTATGAAAATGAGAAAGGTTTGCCTGCCTCTCTTGTGAAGGAGAATGGAACGGGGGCGTGTGGAGAAAGaagtaggggtagagagaggcaAGTCAGCTTCAAAGAGAACCGTCTGCACCCAGTTCTCTTCTACTCTGCTCTTCTGATCTGTGTGCTGCTTGCCCCCTGCAGAATGAATCAGCCTGACGTTTTATCAACTTTTTGAAAAGTGGGGTGAAGTGGTGTGGAACACATCAGAGGGGTGAAGTGGAGCAAATCTGAAAGAGAGCAGAGTGTTTCATCTCCTATCCTGTGTGtgcttcccccctcctccttctggaGCCAGAAAGGGCTGAATTGATGTCCGCCCCATTTTAGTTCATCTTGCTACCTTCATGTTGCACTGATACTAATATATTTGAAGTAAGAAAAGAGCAGGGCCGGGCAGTTACTGTATCATGCACAGTCATCAGTTTCTCTGCCCCTGCAACCACACAGCATCCCAGTGTTTGCTTTGACTTGAATTTGCCCCAAAGTGACCTTCCTTGAGCGTACTGTatcactttttaattaattactgattttatatatacacaatactGTTTCTCTGAATGTTCATATGAGTTTATTACGAGTTTCCAGAATTATAACTAGGTCTGGGTGGGAAAAAAATTTGTGATGAGAAACCCTctgggaaatctgaataaaaatggGGCAATAGCCGGTGTAAATGCCAGAGAAGTCCTGGGTGCTGGTATGCATGAATCCATGAGTATATATGTATGGCTGAAGGAGATCATCTGTAATTCACAGCTCTCTTAGTATTATGTGTCTCTTTGCAAAATAACTCAAGTTTTCTCATGAAAAATAAGTAGATCTGGAAACACAAATTTTGACTTCTTAGTGTTCCATTCAAATCACATTATGTATAGCTAATAATTATTTTTGGGTGCTTTCCAGAGACAGATGGGACCGTGTTCAGAATTCTCACAAAAGCTGAAGGACTTATGGGTGAGGATGTACCTTTAGAATTGCTGTTCCACTTACCGGTAAATTACCCATCGTGTCTACCTGCCATCTCGGTTCACTCGGAACACTTGACCCGGGCCCAGTCCATGACCGTGAAAGAGAAGTTACTTAAGCAAGCAGAGAACCTTTTGTCGGAACCTATGGTTCATGAGCTGGTTCTCTGGATTCAGCACAATCTCAGGCACGTCCTCAACCAACCAGAAACTGGAAGTGGCCGTGAAAAGTGTACCTTTGCAACAGGCACGACTGTGGATGATGGACTGTGGATGACTCTTTTGCATTTAGATCACATGAGAGCAAAGACCAAATATGTCCAAACTGTTGAAAAGTGGGCTTCTGATTTACAACTGACAGGAAGACTGATGTTCATGGGtaaaataatactgattttaCTACAAGGAGACCGAAGCAATATCAAGGTGCCAGAAAGTTTAATGTTGAATATGAATTTGGCTATTTTCTGCCAAAATGGTGTTAATGGATCTCTATCTTCTTAAGAGTGTCGTTAACTTCTAATTATATCTACAAACTTGTAAAGCTTGAATAAGTAGAtgatatttgaaaaatcattccaggggcgcctgggtagctcagtcagttaagcgtctgactttggctctggtcttgatctcacagttcctgggttcaagccctgcatcaggctgtctgctgtcagcacagagcccgctttgggtcctctgtccccctttatttctgcccctctcctactctctctccccccccaaaaaaataaataaacttaaaaaaaatcattccgcATAACAAAAGTAAGGGGTTATAAAAAAGATCTCTGTGGTGCATGAATGTTTGTAATTAGCTTTGAGCCTTAACTTTATAAATGTGCACGAAAAGTTTGTGCGtgtttgtatttcattctttggcaCAGCACGGTGTCTATTTGTGGGTAGTCTGTGAAAGGTTAAACTTTTTGGCAGTTAAAAACACATTCTGACACTTTAATTTGGCTCCTCTAATACCTGGAAAGAGGCGCTGGTCCTTCCTAAGGAGGATTTAGTGTTAGTGGAAGTAGAATCGTTAGGGCTGTCAGCTTGTCACCACCCACCTAACTTTTGCTTTCCACCTGACTTGTCTCAGCAGCTGCTTTCAAAATCATCATCTTCAGATTTTCCAAGTTCGAATTCTCAACTCATCTCACCTGTTTTATGTGGTACCAGACAAGGAAAGctgcttattatattttatatcttgaaaGCGCTACAAATCACTTAATAGGTTTTGTGCTTTCAGATAGGTTGGGTCAAGAATACTTACAATTGGATTTATTCAGAACCTATTAAGCTTGCACAACCCATAATCTGAAAGATTTGTAAAATAACTACCTAGCTTTTTTTAGGGTGGGCGCTTATCACAATACGTAATTGGTATTTGGTTAACCGGATGAGTGCTGGGTTTATACCATACAGATACCACAAATAATTAAAGCTTAATCTAAATCTTGGTTTGAGGTCTGACCAAAGAGCCAGGTGTTTTAAGGTGATTTATAGTATATCTACAAAACTTGATATTTCAAGTAAACTACTGACTgacaaaatgaatacaaattaatATCCGTGTTCGTATTTCCCTGAAAGtctcagatttttctttaagCCAGCTCAGGAACGTTAGTCTAAGCGCAGCTGTTCTGCAGATGTTCCGCAGATTGGATCCATCAATCAATTAgcaagtatttattcatttgactCGAACTTTGCTAATGTAGAGAAATTACactttttaaagagttcttttattattattattattattattattattattattattattagctttcCCTAAAATGCCACTTCATGTAAATATCTCTATTCGATTTTCTAAGATTGTGTATCAGGGTGGAGAATTACAGGTACATATTTATAGATGCCATGCCATTTGGAATGGCAAGTGCTGTGTGCCTGTTAACCTCCTCCAGACATGGAAGTAGTGACATTAATGGCAGTAGTTGGTACTATTAATTGTGCCATAGCTGTGTGTGGCAGCCTCTCTGAGTGCtttgcatgtattaactcatttaaccatCACAGCTTCCCTTGAGGTAGGTGCTGTTATGAGTACCATGTCATGGAGCAGGCTCTGAGGCACAGAGGGTGTAGGCGGCCAGACTGGAATCTGATCTAGGAGGCTGCATGGTCCAGATTTAAACCTGTGTAGTTTGCATCCTTCCACCAGCACATTATGCTGCCTAGTGTAGAAAGACACCATAGCCCTCTTATTGCTTGATTCAGAAAGGGGGTACTCTTTACGTAGGAAAATAAGCCTGCAGATTTATGGCTCCTTTGAAACTAGGACTTTGAGATTCAGAGTAGCATCTGTTTTTAATGTACTGATTTATCATTTAGGAATACCTGATTCTTCAGAAAACCTCCAAAGTAGATGTGGACTCAAgtggaaagaaatgcaaagagaaaatgatTAGTGTACTGTTTGAAACAAAAGTACAGACAGAACACAAAAGGTATAATTTAGTACTATTGCAGAACGAAAAGTAACTGAATCGATAATTATACTCTGACAAATCTAGGCATATTCATGAGTTTCTCTTGTATAATGCAGGTTTCTGGCATTTGAAGTCAAAGAGTATTCATCGTTGGATGAGTTACAAAAGGAATTTGAAACTGCAGGACTTAAGAAGCTTTTCTCCGAATTTGTGCTTGGGCTggtaaaatgaaatggaagacaggaaTCTTTTAGTAAGATAgcaatagttttttgttttgttttgttttgtgtttcacaTTGGGTTTTGGGAATGGCTAATTGAAATCCTCACAAGGGAacaattttaaagtttctctGAAGCAAAATGATAGCTACCATTCTAACTTCAGGAACAAAACCCAATTTTGTTTATGGAATATTAAACAGTAAAACCATCCATGTATTCTAATTTTTGCCAGCAAAGACTAGGTTCAATAGATGGAATGTTATTTGCAAGATAAATATAAGATGATGATGGTAAATGAGCCCTTGTGTTTGTATAGCAGATTTGTTTGGAACTGTGCAATTTTCTGGCTAATTTTCTtgtaattaaatgaatttttttaaaggtttgttttcgtgtttacttttttcatgtttacatttttagCATTTGATCACGATTTTCCCCTATTCAGCTTATTATATCTAATGTTTTAAGttgaatgttaagaaaaatataacactGATTTCTTTGTGGAAGTGCATGAATTGTCAgcttaaataaaatcaaagaagttcTGTAGAACTTGATTTATGATCGCTTTCTTTGAGGTCCCAGATAGCACAGTACCTGCCAGTTACAGGACTAGagagtctatttatttattttttatttattttttaatttttttttttcaacgtttatttatttttgggagagagagagacagagcatgaacgggggaggagcagagagagagggagacacagaatcggaaacaggctccaggctctgagccatcagcccagagcctgacgcggggctcgaactcacggaccgcgagatcgtgacctggctgaagtcagacgcttaaccgactgcgccacccaggcgccccctagagagtctatttaaattaaaattcttttttgaaaaattcaccTTCTGGTTTTACAAGGGGAAAACTGTTTCACACAAAATGAACTTGACTTGTTGGATGGAGGAAATGATATAgagataccattaaaaaaatattttttaatgtttattcattttagagggagagagagagaatgtgagcagagaaggggcagagagagagggagacagagaatctgaagcaggctccaggctctgagctgtcagcacagagccgtacgcggggcttgaactcacaaacagcgagatcatgacctgagctgaagtcagacgcttaactgactgaaccaccgacTGCGCCCCAAgataccattattttatttcttaggaaATCTGTTAAAGTATGAtaaccttaaaatatatttactatgacccaagaagagaagaaaccagaaaataaaagcttGCATTAAAATCTCTAACAAGTGTAAGGAgccatttacattttagaaaggatATTTGTGTTCACAAAGCCAACTGTACTTCTGAAATAAGGGGCCAAGTGATGGAGGAAAGGCCACACAAATCCCTCTCCCTGCGATCTATGAAGTACAGTGATGTAATTATAAAATCCTAACCGATGTGAGGCATAAGCGAGGGTACGTTCGAGCATGCCGGTAGTATTCCTTGACAGCATTGCTCTGGCATCATGGTGGTTCAGTCTGATTGTCTCACTTTTCAGGCACCCTTACAATTAAGTTATTCCTACATAATGATCATTTTATGGGGTTCCAACGAGGGGGGATTTTCGGTTCATTTTATCTCATTCAAggatatttgtgattttttttcctggagaactGGTAAATGTTGTTAGGTTGTTCTATGGGAACGGTATGGCAAGGAGACACTAGGCTACTGATATGCTAAACTGAAAATAGGCTTGAAAATTTGGGACTGGACGTTATTACCACTTTCTTTGACTTAACTAAACGAGGGGATTAAAAGTTACTGCCATCAAGGTTGTAGCAGTAGCAGTAGTAGGAGGCTGGGTCTGAATTTTATCACAAGAGAACTGCGAGTGCTTCATTTTGCCTTGACTCTTCTGTGCTCAAGTGTTTGCCACACCATGATTTAATTTATGGTTCTCCTTCAAACTCTCATCTTCAGATTTGACCTTCCACCCCTAGAGAAGAGCTTGAATCAGGCAAAATTGAATGTTGGTAATGACTTTCTCCaaattaattacatttctatttgctaaaatgttttaaaagtattggttttgattttttttttttttgtggatgttTACATCTAAGTCTTTCACAAATGTATACACATTGGAATGCAAAACTAACCTTGACGGTGTTAGAGATTTATATGAATTTAATTTGATGAtctctgaataaaagaaaatttaaaatcatgtgCAAAAAGTCTGTAAGAGTCTCTGGTATTTTCTTAACTGGAGgaagatatttttttatcttcttatatttttattttcttaactagaGGAAGATTTTACTAAAACCCTGATGCTTTCTTTTCAGCTTGAGGTACTTCTGAAAAGCTAATTAGGACTTCCAGAAGATAGAAGATGGGGGGCCAAGGGCTGGGACCCCTGAAGGACTGCACTGTAAGAGTAAGTACTAGTTGTCCTAGTACTATAGCTAAAGTTTGTGGATTCTGTTAGGTCCAGAATGTCTTAAGCTTTGAATTTGGATTAGGGTAGTCCATGATTCTAATGCCCCATATCCTCtaagtcttctttggaataaGATAACATTATCCTAGGTGTCAAatttataagtaattttaaaattcagtattcAGCAAATAATCAGAGATAATTGGACTCATGAAGAGACAAGATACTGTTaatgagaaacaacagaaataatagACAATAGAAATAGAACCACAGGGACTCTACATGCTAGAATTATTAGACATAGATCACGAAACAGGCTTAATATGTTCCAGGAGATAAAAGCCAAACTTGGAACTGGaactagaaaatgtaaaaggtGACATGGTGACAAGGTgacatttatatttgaaaaacaacaaaacaaaaaacaaatagaaattctagaactgaaaaatattaagaattcaagaatggttcattagttaaAGTGCAGTTAGGAACCCAGAAACCAGcctaggtatttctttttttttttttttttttttttccaacgtttatttatttattattttttttttttaattttttttttttttcaacgtttatttatttttttgggaggacagagagagacagagcatgaacgggggaggggcagagagagaaggagacacagaatcggaaacaggctccaggctccgagccatcagcccagagcccgacgcggggctcgaactcacggaccgcgagatcgtgacctggctgaagtcggacgcttaaccgactgcgccacccaggcgcccccgtttatttatttttgggacagagagagatagagcatgaacgggggagggtcagagagagagggagacacagaatcggaaacaggctccaggctctgagccatcagcccagagcctgacgcggggctcgaactcacggaccgcgagatcgtgacctggctgaagtcggacgcttaaccgactgcgccacccaggcgccccatagcctAGGTATTTCAAACAGTGAATCTAAAACAGGAATTGGTTAGAAGACCAAAAGAGCAAAAAGGAGAGGGAGTGGAGCTAggtgacagagaagaaaaaaaagaggggagggcgATCTACTCAGcgtttaaaaattatgaaacatataCCTGCTGCTGCACTTTAAAGACTATTGTAGTTGGTCTCAGAGCTACCGCTGCTGATAGGTACTATCTCTGGTCTATTGGAGTTGCCAC is a genomic window containing:
- the RWDD3 gene encoding RWD domain-containing protein 3 isoform X3, encoding MAESAREELSALAAIFCGPGEWEVLSHSETDGTVFRILTKAEGLMGEDVPLELLFHLPVNYPSCLPAISVHSEHLTRAQSMTVKEKLLKQAENLLSEPMVHELVLWIQHNLRHVLNQPETGSGREKCTFATGTTVDDGLWMTLLHLDHMRAKTKYVQTVEKWASDLQLTGRLMFMGKIILILLQGDRSNIKVSGI
- the RWDD3 gene encoding RWD domain-containing protein 3 isoform X1, giving the protein MAESAREELSALAAIFCGPGEWEVLSHSETDGTVFRILTKAEGLMGEDVPLELLFHLPVNYPSCLPAISVHSEHLTRAQSMTVKEKLLKQAENLLSEPMVHELVLWIQHNLRHVLNQPETGSGREKCTFATGTTVDDGLWMTLLHLDHMRAKTKYVQTVEKWASDLQLTGRLMFMGKIILILLQGDRSNIKEYLILQKTSKVDVDSSGKKCKEKMISVLFETKVQTEHKRFLAFEVKEYSSLDELQKEFETAGLKKLFSEFVLGLVK
- the RWDD3 gene encoding RWD domain-containing protein 3 isoform X4; translation: MAESAREELSALAAIFCGPGEWEVLSHSETDGTVFRILTKAEGLMGEDVPLELLFHLPVNYPSCLPAISVHSEHLTRAQSMTVKEKLLKQAENLLSEPMVHELVLWIQHNLRHVLNQPETGSGREKCTFATGTTVDDGLWMTLLHLDHMRAKTKYVQTVEKWASDLQLTGRLMFMGIPDSSENLQSRCGLKWKEMQREND
- the RWDD3 gene encoding RWD domain-containing protein 3 isoform X2; the encoded protein is MIRQKEDHRLSTAVDPKTDGTVFRILTKAEGLMGEDVPLELLFHLPVNYPSCLPAISVHSEHLTRAQSMTVKEKLLKQAENLLSEPMVHELVLWIQHNLRHVLNQPETGSGREKCTFATGTTVDDGLWMTLLHLDHMRAKTKYVQTVEKWASDLQLTGRLMFMGKIILILLQGDRSNIKEYLILQKTSKVDVDSSGKKCKEKMISVLFETKVQTEHKRFLAFEVKEYSSLDELQKEFETAGLKKLFSEFVLGLVK